Within Candidatus Neomarinimicrobiota bacterium, the genomic segment CCAGCCTCGCGTGCCGCTTCGGTTACTTTCCTGGCTTCATAGATAGTGCGGGCCAGGGGCTTTTCAACATATACATGTTTGCCCATCTGAATCGCGGCCAATGCTGCCACCGCATGTGTATGGTCAGGTATAGAGACGACAACTGCATCAATTTCCTTTTCTTTTTCCAGCATTCTGCGAAAATCAACATAAACGCGGGGGTCCGGATAGTCTTTTTTTGCCGGGTCATTTCCGTAGACCTCCTTGATCCGCTCGTATCCCGGTTTCCGTCCGCCCGGGACCTCGTGGTACGTATCGCTGTAATCCGCTTCCTCGGTGACATCAGCCAGCGCAATGATCTGGACATCATCTTCCTGCAGGAGATTCCTGAGATTGTGCATCCCCTGCCCGCCAGCACCTATCATGGCAATATTCAGTTTATCACTCGGTGGTGTAAATCCAGGTCCACCCAGCACATATCGAGGAACAATGGTTATCGAGGCTGCCGCAGCGCCAGCCATGTTAAGGAATTGACGCCGGGATAATTTGTCTCCTGCCTCGCGGTTCAACTTCTTCGTCTCCTTCGCCATTTTACACCTCATGTTTAGAAGTACTTAGCCTGATCTATTCATCAGCCACAAAGTTCGCGAAGATACCGCAATGACTTCAGCCCAAGTGTTCGAGTGTTCATGTGTTCGTGTGCTCATGTGTTCGAGAAAGAAGAAATGCTCACAGGACCCAAAGACTCGAACACGTCAACACCTTAACACTTAAACACCTGATCCTTGGTGTTCTTCTCCCTCCGCAGGACACCCCACGGGTCACAGGGACTCCTACGGATGTGGCCAATCTCATCTCAAGATCCTTTGGAAGATCCTGTGGATAATGTAGGTTAGAGAAGTCGATAGTAACGAAGGGGTCCAGTCTGAGAGCGAGTTGTCGACGGGTTCTGAGTCCGGTGAAGCGGTTGTTAGGTGTCACAACAACTTACTCATGCCCCTTCAAGAAAAAATTAAGAATGGATCGGCACCTCAAAAGTTTTTGCCCAGATTATCAAGCCACTTTTCGTTTCAATAAGAGTTAGACTTAATATGAATCGACTATCTTCAACAGATGCATAACCGTCGATAAAGCCTTCTACGCTAATAAGTTTTCCGATCTCCACCGCACTTCTTTCGTCTATCGTTCCTGACAAAGAAAGACCCTGTTCCTCCAGTAATTCGTTTAATCTCTCTCGGCTAACAACCTTGAAGAGGTTCAATGGGACTAATTTGGAAATGAGTTTTTGTCTAATCACTTCTACATCCAAACCAGCCGTTTGAGATCTAATTTGCCATACTGCCACAGAATTAATGTCCAGTTCGCTATTCGATAAATCCAAAACTGCTTCTTCGATTATTTGATCTAGGGCTTGTCTTGACTTGATCTCTTCCTCCTGATCGGGGGAGCTGGATGGTATTGATTCCATCATAGGTCCATCCCTTTTCATACCCATCCTCATGCAACCGGCTAATAGAAACGCAATCAGAATAGAAAAGGGAATAATTCTAATT encodes:
- a CDS encoding CsgG/HfaB family protein, encoding MRKESPGKIRIIPFSILIAFLLAGCMRMGMKRDGPMMESIPSSSPDQEEEIKSRQALDQIIEEAVLDLSNSELDINSVAVWQIRSQTAGLDVEVIRQKLISKLVPLNLFKVVSRERLNELLEEQGLSLSGTIDERSAVEIGKLISVEGFIDGYASVEDSRFILSLTLIETKSGLIIWAKTFEVPIHS